The genomic DNA TATGTCGACCGCTACATGGGATTCGACGACCGCGACGCCTTCCGGGAGGCGTTCCGCGTCCACGGGAAGGCTCTGGACGACGGGAGGCTGGCGGAGCTTGTGGGGGCCAAGTCCCGTGTGTTCCAGAGGGTGATCCGGGAGGGAGTGCGCCCCTTGCCCGGGGCGGTCTCCCTGATCGGGTCGATCCACGCCCGCGGTATCCCGCTGGCGATCAGCAGCGGGGCGCTGCGCTCCGACATCGACCCGATCCTCGCGATGCTCGGGATCTCCGGATGCTTTCCCCTCATCGTCTCGGCGGACGACGTGGAAAAGAGCAAGCCCGACCCGGAATCCTACCGGCTCGCCTGGTCCGGGCTGAAGCGTCTGCATCCGGCGTCGATGTCGTCGCCGGAGAGGAGCCTGGCGATCGAGGACACCCCGGCGGGGGTCCGGGCGGCGAAGCTGGCCGGGCTTTCGGTGCTGGCGGTCGCCGGGAGCTGCGGCGAGCGGGAACTCGCGGAAGCCGATCTTTTCGCCGACTCTCTCGAGCAGGTCCGGATCGCTATTTCCCCTTGGCGAACTCCTCCATGAAGGACGACAGGGCGTCCACCCACTCGTAGGAGATGGCGTTGTAGGTCGAGACCCGGATGCCGCCCACGGAGCGGTGCCCCTTGAGCCCGACCATCCCCTTCTTTTTCGTATCGGCGATGAACTGCTCCTCGAGCGGCTCGCTCGGAAGCCGGAAGACCACGTTCATCACGGAGCGGCTCTCCTTCTCCACCGGAGAGCGGAAGAACTTCGGGTTCTTGTCGATGACCCCGTAGAGGCGCGCCGCCTTCTTCCGGTTCGCCGCCTCCATCCCCGCGAGCCCCCCCTGCGACTTGACCCAGGAGAGGACGTTTCGGACCATGTAGATCCCGAAGGTGGGGGGGGTGTTGTAGAGCGACTTGTTCTCCGCGTGGGTGCGGAACTGGAAGATCTTCGGGATATCCTTGCGTCCCCGCTCCAGCAGCGCCTTCGAGACCACGGTCACGACCACCCCGGAGGG from Deltaproteobacteria bacterium GWC2_65_14 includes the following:
- a CDS encoding HAD family hydrolase, producing the protein MPEAVVFDFDGVIVDSEPLHWKAFREVLAPAGIAFPWEEYVDRYMGFDDRDAFREAFRVHGKALDDGRLAELVGAKSRVFQRVIREGVRPLPGAVSLIGSIHARGIPLAISSGALRSDIDPILAMLGISGCFPLIVSADDVEKSKPDPESYRLAWSGLKRLHPASMSSPERSLAIEDTPAGVRAAKLAGLSVLAVAGSCGERELAEADLFADSLEQVRIAISPWRTPP